The nucleotide sequence GCGAAGTTTCAACTCCATCTCGGAGACCAGTTTTTGTCGTTCGTCAACCTCGGTGCGCAGGGCGTCGCGATCACGCAACGCGACATCATACCCGAAGTCGCTTCTGCCGCCTCCAATCGGCGCGCCCTGTGCGACAATTTTCTCGTCGTACAGCCGCTTGACCCGTTCCAGCTCGCTGTTGGCGAACTCGAGACGCACCCGGGCGGACGCCAGATCAACCCGCTGCACCAGCCAGCTCAGGCGGAGTTGTTCGTAATTCACGGCGTCCCGGTGCTGGTTGAGGATGGGGGCCATCTCGGTTTTCAAAAGCTCCACCTCGGCGCGGATCACGGCCAGAGAGGATTCCAGAACCTTCGGATCCGTCGTTATGACCCGGGCAACCACATCGCCGGCCCGAACCGTCTGGAACAGCTCCACGCGCAAGTCCGCGAGTTGTCCGGGCAGCCAGCTCGCCACGTTCTCCTGGATGGACTCGACTTCCCCCGTGAAGGTGGTGGGCGCGAGGTTTTGGGTCCACATGATGAATATCGCGACGGCGGCAAGTGCGAACACGATGATTGGAATCCGCTGAAGCCGGAAATCCTTCCGTCGTTGCGACGGCGGCGTCGGGATGAGAGGCAGCGGGTTCATCGGTCAAATCTCTGATTCTTCCTCGGCCTTGAGCCCCGTCACACGCGACACCCCCTGCATGGCGCGCAGCTCGGTCAACAGGTCATCGAGCCGGTCCGGGTCGCGCATCAACAAACGGTAGGAAAGGTCCGTGCCTTCGTACCCTTCGTGGGAACGCTGGCTTGCGCAAATGGCCTTGCGGCTGTGCCGGTGAAGCAGGTTGCGCAGGTCGCCGAGGTCCGCCAGCGGACGCGCCCAGTGCAGGTTGATGATCGTGTCGTAGCGGTGCCGGGTGCCAAACGCGGTGAACCAGAGGTAAAACAATATGGAGGACAGCAGCAGACAGCCGAATATCGCCGTGGCGAATTTCATGGTGCCGGCCGCCATGCCGATGACGATCACGCACAGGATGTAGGTCGTGTCGAGCGTGTCACGGAGAATATTGCGAAAGCGGACGATGGCGAACACAGCCATCAAACCAAAGGCCGTCACCAGATTGTTCGACAACACCATCATGACCATCGCCACAACCACCGGCATGACGATCAGCGAGGTCACAAACGACCGTGAATAGGAAAGACCCGTGTGCGTGAACATGTAAACCCAGGCGATGACATGGCCACCGGCGAAGGCCAGTAGCAGGCCCAGAATCATTGCGGGAACGTTGGTGGGGACGGCGGCGAAGTCGCCGCGAAAAAAATCGTCGATCATGGGACTGCTTTGCCGCTGAGATGGGCTGACCTGCCGCCGCCTGCGGCGGCGGCCGAATCCCGAAGTTTGCTTTCCTGATCAGCCACCGCAAACGCGCGACGAAAGCGGTGTTGGCCGATGAGCGTCACCCCTTCCACGTATTTGGCGGCGCCGCATTGCATCAGGCCGAACACCCGCACCAGCTCTTTGAACCAGTCGGGAAACCGGTCCGTGAATTTAAGCTCCAGCACCACCTCGTTGCCGAAAACGATGACCGGGTCGCGCAATTCAGTGGTCAGACGCGCCGTCGGCTCCGGCTCGCATGTCACCGCGCGGTCCATGGTGACGCGAACCGAATTGTCGCGCGGACTGATCCACGCCTCGCGCGAGTAGGCGATGTGCGCCCTGGGTTGGGCGCGAATGCTGTGCAACAGCCTGCAGAAATTCTGCAAGGCGACCAGTTGGCGGGGATCTTTTGAAACCAGATGCGCGGGTTCCGGCAACTGCCCGGCCAGCAGCCAGTTCACCGCGTCGCGCCGCACGCCCCCCCGCTGCTTGGCGATGATGCTGTTCATGCGCCGCTTGATCTCAAAGAACACCGGGGCCTCCGGCCGGTTGTCGTAAAAGCGAAGACGGAGTTTGTAGCGGTTTTTGTCCCCGTTGATCGTGGTCTGGTAAAGATGCAGGTCGTCGGAGTCCAGATACAAACTGTGCACCGGATAGGAGAAGTCCGGCAGCGTGGCTCCGTACTCGTCGATTTCCAGATAGCTGCTGACAAAATCCCGCGCGGCAAGGGCGGTGTCTTCTTTGATGATGTATTTCAACTCAAACCGCTGCTGCTGCATTTTGTCTTCGGCCATAACAACAATCCACCGCGCCTGTTTGTTCCGGGTATCGCGACGCGGCATCGTCACGCAACCGTCACGGTATTGTCAAGTTTCGGTGCCGGACAGCGCCCTGCCCGCGCGCGCACCGTGAGCACGGGATGCCGGGTGTGTCAGGGATGTTCCCGACCTGCATCGCCACGACCATCGCCGGCCTTTACAGACGGCGCATCAGTGAACTTAGCAGAAGAGGTGCCACGGAAAATTGGAATGCGGTTGCCCTGTTACGGTCGAACGGCCCAGTGAGTCTCTGATTCAGCCCGGCCTTCGGAGAATGACGGTTGCCGGTGTCATGGCAAGGGGGGCGCGCTGCATTCGTCAAAACGGCCTGAATCCCGGAATTAACGTCGTTCTGGATTTCTCCGGCACCGGGGACAATTCGCTTCCGCGCAAGCCCGCAACGGTGCCACGCGTGCCGCCCGGGCAGGGCACCCGTCACCGGTTCACCAGATTCACGAAGCGTTGTGCG is from Candidatus Angelobacter sp. and encodes:
- a CDS encoding DUF4956 domain-containing protein, encoding MIDDFFRGDFAAVPTNVPAMILGLLLAFAGGHVIAWVYMFTHTGLSYSRSFVTSLIVMPVVVAMVMMVLSNNLVTAFGLMAVFAIVRFRNILRDTLDTTYILCVIVIGMAAGTMKFATAIFGCLLLSSILFYLWFTAFGTRHRYDTIINLHWARPLADLGDLRNLLHRHSRKAICASQRSHEGYEGTDLSYRLLMRDPDRLDDLLTELRAMQGVSRVTGLKAEEESEI
- a CDS encoding VTC domain-containing protein — its product is MAEDKMQQQRFELKYIIKEDTALAARDFVSSYLEIDEYGATLPDFSYPVHSLYLDSDDLHLYQTTINGDKNRYKLRLRFYDNRPEAPVFFEIKRRMNSIIAKQRGGVRRDAVNWLLAGQLPEPAHLVSKDPRQLVALQNFCRLLHSIRAQPRAHIAYSREAWISPRDNSVRVTMDRAVTCEPEPTARLTTELRDPVIVFGNEVVLELKFTDRFPDWFKELVRVFGLMQCGAAKYVEGVTLIGQHRFRRAFAVADQESKLRDSAAAAGGGRSAHLSGKAVP